Proteins encoded in a region of the Stieleria neptunia genome:
- a CDS encoding carboxypeptidase-like regulatory domain-containing protein, protein MLSIKFLLSLLLTAGTAELSGRVVDSEEAPVAGAIVVVSTAKPRVGPATTCPSCYRDCTKRTVTDENGAFSITELSDQLLFSLAAGGAGYQGQVSEHFDPEQNPEIQFELEPIQRTEKIEVLRGRVINLDGDPIAGAQVRPHTIFRNNGIGGGSDRSVTPLTLTDAEGVFEMSVGNHIEWIDLRINASAYAPAQTRWTRAGDDGLTISLGSGAGLRGKLVFRDKPVAGVEVGLVQKIRMMGNIVTPQEVYTDEAGVFTFDQLPPGLDYAVYTHTGQAASAVLPLSLIEAPRHGEMADLGEIAAVEPRRLLVTVTTSDGSPLPKDSYVYIGRRYGWRGSQLPLEQKTTSKVSILDAAPEVYEVGVRTKGYTVLETQPKLNVDLNRSYSVDARRESSVVLILEPTGD, encoded by the coding sequence ATGCTTTCGATCAAATTTCTGTTGTCGTTGTTGCTGACCGCGGGGACGGCCGAACTGTCGGGCCGCGTGGTCGATTCCGAGGAGGCTCCCGTTGCCGGAGCGATCGTCGTCGTCAGCACCGCCAAGCCTCGCGTCGGCCCGGCCACGACTTGCCCGTCGTGCTACCGCGATTGCACCAAACGCACGGTCACCGACGAAAACGGGGCGTTTTCGATCACCGAGTTGTCCGATCAACTGCTGTTCAGCTTGGCCGCCGGCGGCGCAGGCTATCAAGGCCAGGTCTCCGAGCACTTTGATCCGGAACAAAATCCCGAGATCCAATTCGAACTCGAACCGATCCAGCGCACCGAAAAGATTGAAGTGCTTCGTGGCCGCGTGATCAACCTCGACGGTGACCCGATCGCGGGCGCCCAAGTCAGGCCACACACCATCTTTCGCAACAACGGAATCGGTGGCGGATCCGACCGCTCGGTGACTCCGCTGACGCTGACCGATGCCGAAGGCGTCTTTGAAATGTCGGTGGGAAATCACATCGAATGGATCGACCTGCGGATCAACGCATCCGCCTACGCGCCGGCACAAACTCGGTGGACTCGTGCGGGCGACGACGGACTCACCATCTCGCTCGGGTCTGGCGCAGGCCTGCGCGGAAAATTGGTGTTTCGTGACAAGCCCGTCGCGGGCGTCGAAGTCGGACTGGTCCAAAAGATTCGCATGATGGGCAACATCGTGACGCCCCAAGAGGTTTACACCGACGAAGCAGGTGTGTTTACCTTTGACCAGCTTCCTCCGGGGCTCGACTACGCCGTCTACACCCACACCGGCCAGGCTGCATCGGCGGTGCTGCCGCTGAGTTTGATCGAGGCACCTCGACACGGTGAAATGGCGGACCTGGGGGAGATTGCGGCGGTCGAACCGAGGCGGTTGTTGGTGACCGTGACGACCAGCGACGGATCGCCACTTCCGAAAGACAGTTACGTCTACATCGGACGACGCTACGGTTGGCGCGGTTCCCAGTTGCCGCTGGAACAAAAGACGACGTCGAAGGTTTCTATTCTCGACGCGGCCCCCGAAGTCTATGAGGTCGGAGTGCGGACGAAAGGGTACACCGTGTTGGAAACCCAGCCGAAGTTAAACGTCGATCTCAATCGAAGTTATTCGGTAGACGCGAGACGTGAATCAAGTGTCGTGTTGATTTTGGAGCCGACAGGGGATTGA
- a CDS encoding sulfatase family protein, with product MMILRLLILFLVVCSGFTSARAQSPTQPPNILWIIGENFDLDFGCYGAKNVHTPNVDSLATAGIRYTNVFSTSPVCAPSRSAFMTGMYQTTTDTHHMRSHRSDDFRLPPGVRPITQRLHDAGYITANLKTIGDRVIGTGKLDLNFVNEGQLYTTDDWEKLKPGQPFFAQINMPEAEYDIYDRKSAEKDRVKWVGEEWHPKVATPENVTPPPYYPDHPITRQEWARYLNSVTGTDVRVGWILDRLEQDGLADDTIVVFFSDNGRLEARGIHWCWDSGLHVPMVIRWPKNYPAPKQIKPGAVSDELISLIDLTATTLWMAGIEPPVGMQGRRFLGDAIGPSRKYVFSARDRIDETEIRLRSVRDKRYHYVRNFTPGAGFTTLNRYKEKCFLVKPLMRKLHAEGKLTGPPAELMKPFPDEQLYDTQADPYEIQNLTDSDDASHQEALLRMRAALDTWIVETGDRGEIPEPQSVVAPFEKEMHDWFGTPDWYSKGE from the coding sequence ATGATGATCCTACGCCTTCTCATCCTATTCCTTGTTGTTTGCTCGGGCTTCACCTCGGCCCGCGCGCAATCCCCCACCCAACCACCGAACATCCTCTGGATCATCGGCGAAAATTTTGACTTGGATTTTGGATGCTACGGCGCGAAGAACGTTCACACCCCGAACGTCGACTCTTTGGCCACGGCAGGCATTCGCTACACCAACGTCTTTTCGACCTCACCGGTCTGCGCCCCCAGTCGTTCGGCGTTCATGACCGGCATGTACCAGACGACGACGGACACGCACCACATGCGTTCGCATCGCAGCGATGATTTCCGTTTGCCGCCGGGCGTGCGTCCGATCACCCAACGATTGCACGACGCCGGTTACATCACCGCCAACCTAAAAACAATCGGTGATCGCGTCATCGGCACGGGAAAACTGGATTTGAACTTCGTCAACGAAGGCCAGTTGTACACGACCGATGACTGGGAGAAACTCAAGCCCGGCCAGCCGTTCTTCGCCCAGATCAACATGCCCGAAGCGGAGTATGACATTTACGACCGCAAGTCGGCGGAAAAGGATCGCGTGAAGTGGGTCGGAGAAGAGTGGCATCCCAAAGTCGCGACGCCGGAAAACGTGACGCCGCCGCCGTATTACCCCGATCACCCGATCACGCGTCAGGAATGGGCGCGGTATCTCAATTCGGTCACCGGAACCGACGTCCGAGTCGGCTGGATCTTGGATCGGCTCGAACAAGACGGATTGGCCGACGACACGATCGTCGTTTTCTTTTCCGACAACGGCCGACTGGAAGCACGCGGGATTCACTGGTGCTGGGATTCGGGGTTGCACGTCCCGATGGTGATTCGTTGGCCCAAAAATTATCCCGCGCCGAAGCAAATCAAACCCGGCGCGGTCAGCGATGAGCTGATTAGCCTGATCGATCTGACGGCCACGACACTTTGGATGGCCGGCATCGAGCCGCCCGTCGGTATGCAAGGCCGTCGCTTCCTCGGTGATGCCATCGGACCATCACGCAAGTACGTCTTCAGCGCCCGCGATCGTATTGATGAAACCGAGATTCGATTGCGCAGCGTCCGCGACAAACGTTACCACTACGTTCGTAACTTCACGCCCGGAGCCGGATTCACGACGCTGAATCGCTACAAGGAAAAGTGTTTCTTGGTCAAGCCGTTGATGCGGAAACTACACGCCGAAGGAAAGTTGACGGGACCGCCGGCGGAGTTGATGAAGCCGTTCCCCGACGAACAGCTTTACGACACACAAGCCGATCCGTACGAGATTCAGAACCTGACCGATTCCGACGACGCATCGCATCAAGAAGCCTTGCTTCGAATGCGAGCAGCGCTCGACACCTGGATCGTCGAAACCGGAGACCGCGGAGAGATCCCTGAACCGCAGAGCGTCGTCGCTCCCTTCGAAAAAGAGATGCACGATTGGTTCGGCACGCCCGATTGGTACTCCAAGGGAGAGTGA